One Curtobacterium sp. MCLR17_007 DNA window includes the following coding sequences:
- the pyk gene encoding pyruvate kinase has protein sequence MRRAKIVSTLGPATSDYETVKEIIEAGVDVARLNLSHGDYSVHEANYENVRRAAAELGKPVAILVDLQGPKIRLARFADGPHHLDVGDVFTITTEDVPGSKEICGTTFKGLPQDVKPGDPLLIDDGRVRLRVLDTDGVRVRTEVVVAGTVSNNKGINLPGVAVNVPALSEKDEADLRWGIRQGADLIALSFVRNASDVVRAHEIMDEEGKRLPVIAKIEKPQAVDALEEIIDAFDSIMVARGDLGVELPLEAVPIVQKRAVELARRMAKPVIVATQMLESMISSPIPTRAETSDVANAVLDGADAVMLSGETSVGEYPVQTVRTMARIVESTEDHGLERIAPLGTKPRTLGGAITLAAVEIAEFTEASYLCVFTESGDSARRMSRLRHGLPIIAFTPNEATRRRMTLTWGVRSFLVERKTHTDELFSQVDDVLLENGLASPGDRVIVTAGSPPGIEGSTNDLRVHRVGDAHAEAAPAYVRD, from the coding sequence GTGAGACGCGCAAAGATCGTTTCGACCCTCGGACCGGCCACCTCGGACTACGAGACCGTCAAGGAGATCATCGAGGCGGGTGTCGACGTCGCTCGACTCAACCTCAGCCACGGTGACTACAGCGTCCACGAGGCGAACTACGAGAACGTCCGTCGCGCGGCGGCCGAGCTCGGCAAGCCCGTCGCGATCCTCGTCGACCTGCAGGGTCCGAAGATCCGACTCGCCCGGTTCGCCGACGGCCCGCACCACCTGGACGTCGGCGACGTCTTCACGATCACGACCGAGGACGTGCCCGGCTCGAAGGAGATCTGCGGCACGACCTTCAAGGGGCTCCCACAGGACGTCAAGCCCGGCGACCCGCTGCTCATCGACGACGGTCGCGTGCGGCTGCGCGTCCTCGACACCGACGGCGTGCGTGTCCGCACCGAGGTCGTCGTCGCCGGCACGGTCTCGAACAACAAGGGCATCAACCTCCCCGGTGTCGCCGTGAACGTCCCCGCGCTCAGCGAGAAGGACGAGGCCGACCTGCGCTGGGGCATCCGCCAGGGCGCCGACCTCATCGCACTGTCGTTCGTCCGCAACGCCTCGGACGTCGTCCGTGCGCACGAGATCATGGACGAAGAGGGCAAGCGCCTGCCCGTCATCGCCAAGATCGAGAAGCCGCAGGCGGTCGATGCGCTCGAGGAGATCATCGACGCCTTCGACTCGATCATGGTCGCCCGCGGTGACCTCGGCGTGGAGCTCCCGCTCGAGGCCGTCCCGATCGTGCAGAAGCGCGCCGTCGAGCTCGCCCGCCGCATGGCCAAGCCGGTCATCGTCGCGACGCAGATGCTCGAGTCGATGATCTCGTCGCCGATCCCCACCCGCGCCGAGACCTCCGACGTCGCGAACGCCGTGCTCGACGGGGCCGACGCGGTCATGCTGTCCGGCGAGACGAGCGTCGGTGAGTACCCGGTGCAGACCGTCCGCACGATGGCCCGCATCGTCGAGTCCACCGAGGACCACGGCCTCGAGCGCATCGCGCCGCTCGGCACGAAGCCGCGCACGCTCGGTGGAGCCATCACGCTCGCAGCGGTCGAGATCGCCGAGTTCACCGAGGCGTCCTACCTCTGCGTGTTCACCGAGTCCGGTGACTCCGCCCGCCGCATGTCGCGACTGCGGCACGGCCTGCCCATCATCGCCTTCACCCCGAACGAGGCCACCCGCCGTCGGATGACCCTCACCTGGGGCGTCCGCTCGTTCCTGGTCGAGCGGAAGACCCACACCGACGAGCTGTTCTCGCAGGTGGACGACGTCCTGCTCGAGAACGGCCTGGCGTCGCCCGGCGACCGTGTGATCGTGACGGCCGGTTCGCCTCCCGGGATCGAGGGCTCGACGAACGACCTGCGCGTGCACCGCGTCGGTGACGCGCACGCCGAGGCGGCCCCGGCGTACGTTCGGGACTAG
- a CDS encoding glutamate synthase subunit beta, whose amino-acid sequence MADPKGFLKVQERELPKRRPVPVRLMDWKEVYEQQESGQLKRQAGRCMDCGVPFCHQGCPLGNLIPEWNDLTWRGEGRQAIERLHATNNFPEFTGRLCPAPCESSCVLGINQPPVTIKQVEVSIIDQAFQNGWVTPHPPERLTGKTVAVVGSGPAGLAAAQQLTRAGHTVAVYERDDRIGGLLRYGIPDFKMEKRQIDARLAQMQAEGTRFRAGVEIGVDITWDDLKSRYDAVVVATGATVPRDLPIPGRDLAGVHFAMEYLVQQNRAGAGTVVDNQVTAEGKHVVVIGGGDTGADCIGTAHRQGALSVTNLAIGKQPPEERPEDQPWPMFPTVFEVTSAHEEGGERAFLASTVEFLGNEAGEVRALRVAETEYLDGRRVPKAGTEREIPADLVLVAMGFTGPETDTLEPQLGLPLSAGGVVARGADYTTNEPGVFVAGDAGRGQSLIVWAIAEGRAAAAKVDEYLEGTTMLPAPVKATDRAISV is encoded by the coding sequence ATGGCTGACCCCAAGGGGTTCCTGAAGGTCCAGGAACGCGAACTGCCGAAGCGTCGGCCCGTCCCGGTGCGGCTCATGGACTGGAAAGAGGTCTACGAGCAGCAGGAGTCGGGCCAGCTCAAGCGCCAGGCCGGCCGCTGCATGGACTGCGGCGTGCCGTTCTGCCACCAGGGCTGCCCCCTCGGCAACCTCATCCCCGAGTGGAACGACCTGACCTGGCGTGGTGAGGGTCGTCAGGCGATCGAGCGGCTGCACGCGACGAACAACTTCCCCGAGTTCACCGGCCGTCTGTGCCCGGCACCCTGCGAGTCGTCCTGCGTGCTGGGCATCAACCAGCCGCCGGTGACGATCAAGCAGGTCGAGGTCTCGATCATCGACCAGGCCTTCCAGAACGGGTGGGTCACACCGCACCCGCCGGAGCGCCTGACCGGCAAGACCGTGGCCGTGGTCGGTTCCGGACCAGCCGGACTCGCCGCCGCCCAGCAGCTCACCCGAGCCGGGCACACGGTCGCGGTCTACGAGCGCGACGACCGCATCGGCGGGCTGCTGCGCTACGGCATCCCGGACTTCAAGATGGAGAAGCGCCAGATCGACGCGCGACTCGCCCAGATGCAGGCCGAGGGCACGCGCTTCCGCGCCGGTGTCGAGATCGGCGTCGACATCACCTGGGACGACCTGAAGTCGCGGTACGACGCGGTCGTGGTCGCCACGGGTGCGACGGTTCCGCGCGACCTGCCGATCCCGGGTCGCGACCTGGCCGGCGTGCACTTCGCGATGGAGTACCTCGTCCAGCAGAACCGTGCCGGCGCCGGCACGGTGGTCGACAACCAGGTCACCGCCGAGGGCAAGCACGTCGTCGTCATCGGCGGCGGTGACACCGGCGCGGACTGCATCGGCACCGCGCACCGACAGGGCGCCCTGAGCGTCACGAACCTGGCCATCGGCAAGCAGCCTCCCGAGGAGCGTCCCGAGGACCAGCCGTGGCCGATGTTCCCGACCGTGTTCGAGGTCACGAGCGCCCACGAAGAGGGCGGCGAACGTGCGTTCCTGGCCTCGACGGTCGAGTTCCTGGGCAACGAGGCGGGCGAGGTCCGTGCGCTGCGCGTGGCCGAGACCGAGTACCTCGACGGGCGTCGTGTCCCCAAGGCCGGCACCGAGCGCGAGATCCCGGCCGACCTGGTCCTCGTCGCGATGGGCTTCACCGGACCGGAGACCGACACCCTCGAACCCCAGCTCGGCCTGCCGCTCAGCGCCGGGGGCGTGGTCGCACGCGGTGCCGACTACACGACCAACGAGCCCGGCGTCTTCGTCGCCGGTGACGCGGGTCGTGGGCAGTCGCTCATCGTGTGGGCGATCGCCGAGGGCCGGGCGGCCGCCGCGAAGGTCGACGAGTACCTCGAGGGGACGACGATGCTCCCCGCCCCGGTCAAGGCGACCGACCGGGCGATCTCCGTCTGA
- the gltB gene encoding glutamate synthase large subunit yields the protein MYDPANEKDACGLAMVATLRGTPGHDIVDAALGALRNLEHRGAVGSDAGTGDGAGILCQVPDEFFRAEAPVELPAAGEYAVGTAYLPLDADDRAAVKAAVEATAADEGLRVLGWREVPVRPEVLGSLARAAMPAFEQCFVVSEHHGQDGTPRSGVALDRQTFRLRKRVEREQEIYFMSLSSRTMVYKGMVTTLQLEPFYPDLSDERFASKLAIVHSRYSTNTFPSWPLAQPFRTLAHNGEINTVRGNRNWMRARQSQLESDLLGDMAPLLPIVSPGASDSASFDETLELLTLTGRSLPHAVSMMVPEAWENQTDMDPELRDFYEYHSMLMEPWDGPAAITFTDGSLVGATLDRNGLRPGRFLVTDDGLIVMGSETGVIDVPASKVVRKGRLRPGRLFLVDTEAGRIIEDDEVKRELATSGPWGEWLAAGRINLRDLPEREHIVHTPASVTRRQRAFGYTEEEVRVLLRPMAAAGAEPLGAMGSDTPIAVLSQRPRLLFDYFTQQFAQVTNPPLDSIREQVITSMGMGLGPERNLLDAGPEHAKQIVLDFPVIDNDQLAKVQHFETDSGRHLTVTIRGLYRVDAGEQAMEQRIQAVCDEVDDAIESGKQFIVLSDRDGNAENAPIPSLLLLAAVHHHLIRTEQRMKVGLIVEAGDVREVHHVATLIGYGASAINPYLAMETCENLVRQGMIAGITPEQAVKNVIKALGKGVLKIMSKMGISTVSSYAGAQAFEAVGLSQEFVDRYFTGTSSILGGVDIDVIAKENAERHVQAYPQDGSVLAHERLQTGGEYQWRREGPPHLFNPDTVFRLQHATRARRYDIFREYSKAVDDQAEELMTLRGLFRFKHGVRTPIALEDVEPIESIVKRFNTGAMSYGSISKEAHETLAIAMNRLGGRSNTGEGGEDVDRLLDPERRSAIKQVASGRFGVTSMYLTHATDIQLKMAQGAKPGEGGQLPPQKVYPWIARTRHATAGVGLISPPPHHDIYSIEDLKQLIFDVKRANPSARVHVKLVSQSGIGAVAAGVTKALADVVLVSGHDGGTGASPLNSLKHAGTPWEIGLAETQQTLMLNGMRDRVVVQVDGQMKTGRDVVVAALLGAEEYGFATAPLVVEGCILMRVCHLDTCPVGVATQNPELRKRFSGKPEFVVNFFEFIAQEVRELLAELGFRTLDEAIGATDVLDVDRAVEHWKASGLDLAPVLHGPDFTADEPRRHHRDQDHELEQHFDVQLIHRASDVLEHGGTIALDLPIRNTERAVGTMLGHEVTLRHGENGLPAGSIDITLRGSAGQSLGAFLPAGITLRLIGDSNDYVGKGLSGGDIVVRPTEGGGFEPSENVIAGNVIGYGATQGSMFIRGIVGERFLVRNSGATAVVEGVGDHALEYMTGGLAVVLGETGRNLGAGMSGGTAYVLGLRTEHVNADALASGELRLEALDSADVEIVTDLLERHAAETGSTVAADLVASGDLSAFVKVLPRDYAAVLETRRQAVDEGLDPDGDVVWNRIMEVTAGG from the coding sequence ATGTACGACCCGGCGAACGAGAAGGACGCGTGCGGCCTGGCGATGGTCGCGACCCTCCGCGGGACGCCCGGCCACGACATCGTCGACGCGGCGCTCGGTGCGCTCCGCAACCTCGAGCACCGCGGGGCCGTCGGCTCCGACGCGGGGACCGGCGACGGCGCCGGCATCCTGTGCCAGGTGCCCGACGAGTTCTTCCGTGCCGAGGCACCCGTCGAGCTCCCGGCGGCGGGGGAGTACGCCGTGGGCACCGCCTACCTGCCGCTCGACGCCGACGACCGCGCCGCCGTCAAGGCCGCGGTCGAGGCCACCGCGGCGGACGAGGGCCTGCGCGTCCTCGGCTGGCGCGAGGTCCCGGTGCGACCCGAGGTGCTCGGCTCCCTCGCGCGCGCCGCCATGCCCGCGTTCGAGCAGTGCTTCGTCGTGTCCGAACACCACGGGCAGGACGGCACCCCGCGCAGCGGCGTCGCCCTCGACCGGCAGACCTTCCGCCTCCGCAAGCGCGTCGAGCGCGAGCAGGAGATCTACTTCATGTCGCTGTCGAGCCGGACGATGGTCTACAAGGGCATGGTCACGACGCTCCAGCTCGAGCCGTTCTACCCCGACCTCAGCGACGAGCGGTTCGCGTCGAAGCTGGCGATCGTGCACTCGCGCTACTCGACCAACACGTTCCCCTCGTGGCCGCTCGCCCAGCCGTTCCGCACGCTCGCCCACAACGGCGAGATCAACACCGTCCGTGGCAACCGCAACTGGATGCGTGCTCGGCAGTCGCAGCTCGAGAGTGACCTGCTCGGCGACATGGCACCCCTGCTGCCGATCGTCAGCCCCGGCGCGAGCGACTCGGCCTCGTTCGACGAGACCCTCGAGCTGCTGACCCTGACCGGGCGGTCGCTCCCGCACGCGGTGTCGATGATGGTTCCCGAGGCCTGGGAGAACCAGACCGACATGGACCCGGAACTCCGCGACTTCTACGAGTACCACTCGATGCTCATGGAGCCGTGGGACGGCCCCGCGGCGATCACGTTCACCGACGGCTCCCTCGTCGGTGCCACGCTCGACCGCAACGGCCTGCGCCCGGGTCGGTTCCTGGTCACCGACGACGGACTGATCGTCATGGGCTCGGAGACCGGCGTCATCGACGTGCCCGCGTCGAAGGTCGTCCGCAAGGGCCGCCTGCGCCCGGGTCGACTGTTCCTGGTCGACACCGAGGCCGGCCGCATCATCGAGGACGACGAGGTCAAGCGCGAGCTCGCGACGTCGGGTCCGTGGGGGGAGTGGCTCGCCGCCGGCCGCATCAACCTGCGCGACCTGCCCGAGCGCGAGCACATCGTGCACACCCCCGCCTCGGTCACGCGGCGCCAGCGGGCGTTCGGGTACACCGAAGAAGAAGTGCGGGTGCTGCTGCGGCCGATGGCGGCTGCGGGTGCCGAGCCCCTCGGCGCCATGGGGTCGGACACGCCCATCGCGGTCCTGTCCCAGCGACCGCGTCTGCTGTTCGACTACTTCACGCAGCAGTTCGCCCAGGTCACGAACCCGCCGCTCGACTCGATCCGCGAGCAGGTCATCACGTCGATGGGCATGGGGCTCGGGCCGGAGCGCAACCTGCTCGACGCCGGCCCCGAGCACGCCAAGCAGATCGTGCTCGACTTCCCGGTCATCGACAACGACCAGCTCGCCAAGGTCCAGCACTTCGAGACCGACTCGGGGCGCCACCTCACCGTGACGATCCGTGGGCTGTACCGCGTCGACGCCGGCGAACAGGCGATGGAGCAGCGCATCCAGGCCGTCTGCGACGAGGTCGACGACGCGATCGAGTCCGGCAAGCAGTTCATCGTGCTGTCGGACCGTGACGGCAACGCCGAGAACGCGCCGATCCCGAGCCTGCTGCTGCTGGCGGCCGTCCACCACCACCTGATCCGCACCGAGCAGCGCATGAAGGTCGGGCTCATCGTCGAGGCCGGTGACGTCCGCGAGGTCCACCACGTCGCCACCCTGATCGGGTACGGCGCCTCGGCGATCAACCCGTACCTGGCGATGGAGACCTGCGAGAACCTGGTGCGCCAGGGCATGATCGCCGGCATCACCCCGGAGCAGGCGGTCAAGAACGTCATCAAGGCGCTCGGCAAGGGCGTGCTCAAGATCATGTCGAAGATGGGCATCTCGACGGTGTCCAGCTACGCCGGCGCCCAGGCGTTCGAGGCGGTCGGCCTGTCGCAGGAGTTCGTCGACCGCTACTTCACCGGCACCTCGTCGATCCTCGGCGGCGTCGACATCGACGTCATCGCCAAGGAGAACGCCGAGCGCCACGTGCAGGCCTACCCGCAGGACGGCTCGGTGCTCGCGCACGAGCGACTGCAGACCGGCGGCGAGTACCAGTGGCGCCGCGAGGGCCCGCCGCACCTGTTCAACCCGGACACCGTGTTCCGGCTGCAGCACGCCACGCGCGCCCGTCGGTACGACATCTTCCGCGAGTACTCCAAGGCGGTCGACGACCAGGCCGAAGAGCTGATGACGCTGCGCGGACTGTTCCGCTTCAAGCACGGCGTCCGCACGCCGATCGCGCTCGAGGACGTCGAGCCGATCGAGTCGATCGTCAAGCGGTTCAACACCGGCGCGATGTCGTACGGATCGATCTCGAAGGAAGCCCACGAGACCCTCGCGATCGCTATGAACCGCCTGGGCGGCCGGTCGAACACCGGCGAGGGCGGCGAGGACGTCGACCGGCTGCTCGACCCCGAGCGGCGCAGTGCGATCAAGCAGGTCGCCTCCGGGCGGTTCGGCGTGACCAGCATGTACCTGACGCACGCCACCGACATCCAGCTCAAGATGGCGCAGGGCGCCAAGCCCGGCGAGGGCGGACAGCTCCCGCCCCAGAAGGTGTACCCGTGGATCGCGCGGACACGCCACGCCACGGCCGGCGTCGGGCTGATCTCGCCACCGCCGCACCACGACATCTACTCGATCGAGGACCTCAAGCAGCTGATCTTCGACGTCAAGCGCGCGAACCCCTCGGCGCGCGTGCACGTCAAGCTCGTCAGTCAGTCCGGCATCGGTGCCGTGGCAGCCGGCGTGACGAAGGCCCTCGCCGACGTCGTGCTGGTCTCCGGCCACGACGGCGGCACGGGAGCCTCGCCGCTGAACTCGCTCAAGCACGCCGGCACCCCATGGGAGATCGGCCTGGCCGAGACCCAGCAGACGCTCATGCTCAACGGCATGCGCGACCGCGTCGTGGTCCAGGTCGACGGCCAGATGAAGACCGGTCGTGACGTGGTCGTCGCCGCGCTGCTCGGCGCCGAGGAGTACGGCTTCGCCACGGCCCCGCTCGTGGTCGAGGGCTGCATCCTGATGCGGGTGTGCCACCTCGACACGTGCCCGGTCGGCGTCGCCACGCAGAACCCCGAGCTCCGCAAGCGCTTCTCCGGCAAGCCCGAGTTCGTCGTCAACTTCTTCGAGTTCATCGCGCAAGAGGTGCGCGAGCTGCTGGCCGAGCTCGGCTTCCGCACCCTCGACGAGGCGATCGGCGCGACCGACGTGCTCGACGTCGACCGCGCGGTGGAGCACTGGAAGGCGTCGGGCCTCGACCTGGCCCCGGTGCTGCACGGCCCGGACTTCACGGCCGACGAGCCGCGCCGGCACCACCGCGACCAGGACCACGAGCTCGAGCAGCACTTCGACGTGCAGCTCATCCACCGGGCGTCCGACGTGCTCGAGCACGGCGGCACGATCGCGCTCGACCTGCCGATCCGCAACACGGAGCGCGCGGTCGGCACGATGCTCGGTCACGAGGTCACGCTCCGCCACGGTGAGAACGGGTTGCCGGCAGGGTCGATCGACATAACGCTGCGCGGGTCGGCCGGGCAGTCGCTCGGAGCGTTCCTGCCGGCGGGCATCACGCTGCGGCTCATCGGCGACAGCAACGACTACGTCGGCAAGGGCCTGTCCGGCGGCGACATCGTCGTGCGTCCGACCGAGGGCGGCGGGTTCGAGCCGAGCGAGAACGTCATCGCCGGCAACGTCATCGGCTACGGCGCGACGCAGGGCAGCATGTTCATCCGCGGCATCGTGGGCGAGCGGTTCCTGGTGCGCAACTCCGGTGCGACCGCCGTGGTCGAGGGCGTCGGTGACCACGCGCTCGAGTACATGACCGGCGGGCTGGCCGTCGTGCTCGGCGAGACCGGGCGGAACCTCGGCGCCGGCATGTCGGGTGGCACCGCGTACGTGCTCGGCCTCCGCACCGAGCACGTGAACGCCGATGCGCTGGCCAGCGGTGAGCTGCGCCTCGAAGCGCTCGACAGCGCGGACGTCGAGATCGTCACCGACCTGCTCGAGCGGCACGCCGCCGAGACGGGATCGACGGTCGCGGCCGACCTGGTGGCCTCCGGCGACCTCTCCGCGTTCGTCAAGGTGCTGCCGCGCGACTACGCGGCCGTGCTCGAGACCCGCAGACAGGCCGTCGACGAAGGACTCGACCCCGACGGCGACGTCGTCTGGAACCGCATCATGGAGGTGACCGCAGGTGGCTGA
- the lgt gene encoding prolipoprotein diacylglyceryl transferase, whose product MPLLSIPSPSTAWQYFDLTAWLRDVFGWSLPLDFRIHAYAICILLGIVAAVVVTNRRLNARGVERWIIIDIAIWAVPSGIIGGRLFHVFTHVSDYFGPGRDPLSFLYIWEGGLAIFGALILGSVGAYIGCRQVGLRFTAFLDAVAPAMLLAQAFGRLGNYFNHELFGMPTSLPWGLQIESSNAAYPTGLPEGTLFHPTFLYEIIWNVVGFAVIMLIDRKFQLQWGRVLSLYLIWYGIGRSVLESIRVDTSETFFGIRTNVWASFAAIIIGLVIFYVQSKRHTGKEPSAYLPGREPRSKTDVDSEDTYSEHDDDAPIAAGSSPVATAADRS is encoded by the coding sequence ATGCCCCTCCTGAGCATCCCGAGCCCCAGCACGGCCTGGCAGTACTTCGACCTGACCGCCTGGCTCCGTGACGTGTTCGGCTGGTCGCTGCCGCTCGACTTCCGCATCCACGCCTACGCGATCTGCATCCTGCTCGGGATCGTCGCCGCGGTGGTGGTCACGAACCGCCGGCTCAACGCCCGCGGTGTCGAGCGGTGGATCATCATCGACATCGCGATCTGGGCGGTTCCCTCCGGCATCATCGGCGGCCGGCTGTTCCACGTGTTCACCCACGTCAGCGACTACTTCGGCCCTGGTCGTGACCCGCTGTCGTTCCTCTACATCTGGGAGGGCGGCCTGGCGATCTTCGGTGCGCTCATCCTCGGTTCGGTCGGTGCGTACATCGGGTGTCGACAGGTCGGCCTGCGCTTCACCGCGTTCCTCGACGCCGTCGCCCCGGCGATGCTGCTGGCCCAGGCCTTCGGCCGTCTCGGCAACTACTTCAACCACGAGCTCTTCGGCATGCCGACCAGCTTGCCGTGGGGCCTGCAGATCGAGTCGTCGAACGCCGCGTACCCGACCGGTCTGCCCGAGGGCACGCTGTTCCACCCGACGTTCCTGTACGAGATCATCTGGAACGTCGTCGGCTTCGCGGTGATCATGCTGATCGACCGGAAGTTCCAGCTGCAGTGGGGGCGGGTCCTCTCGCTGTACCTGATCTGGTACGGCATCGGCCGGTCGGTCCTCGAGTCCATCCGCGTCGACACGAGCGAGACGTTCTTCGGCATCCGGACCAACGTCTGGGCCTCGTTCGCGGCGATCATCATCGGCTTGGTCATCTTCTACGTCCAGTCGAAGCGCCACACCGGCAAGGAACCCAGCGCCTACCTGCCGGGTCGCGAGCCGCGCTCGAAGACCGATGTAGACTCCGAGGACACCTACTCGGAGCACGACGACGACGCACCCATCGCCGCCGGTTCCAGCCCGGTCGCCACAGCTGCCGACCGTTCCTGA
- the trpA gene encoding tryptophan synthase subunit alpha yields the protein MTARTVATTIDQANADRAGAVVGYLPAGYPDLDTSVDAAVALAENGVDVIELGLPYSDPVMDGPVIQRAAEESLANGFRVAQVFDAVHRITERADVPVLVMTYWNPVLRYGVERFADDLVAAGAAGLITPDLVPDEAREWMGASERTGLDRVFLAAPSSSDVRMKQAVDSSRGFVYAVSTMGVTGARAGVDVAARTVVSRLRDAGVARTCVGLGISTADQVTEVLEYADGAIVGSAFVRALADLGVTGVGQRAAELSAGAVRR from the coding sequence GTGACCGCCCGGACCGTCGCGACGACGATCGACCAGGCCAACGCCGACCGTGCCGGCGCGGTCGTCGGCTACCTTCCGGCTGGCTACCCCGACCTCGACACGAGCGTCGACGCGGCCGTGGCCCTCGCCGAGAACGGCGTCGACGTCATCGAGCTCGGACTGCCCTACTCCGACCCGGTCATGGACGGCCCGGTCATCCAGCGTGCGGCGGAGGAGAGCCTGGCCAACGGCTTCCGTGTCGCGCAGGTCTTCGACGCGGTCCACCGGATCACCGAACGTGCCGACGTGCCGGTCCTGGTGATGACCTACTGGAACCCGGTCCTGCGGTACGGGGTCGAGCGGTTCGCCGACGACCTGGTCGCCGCGGGCGCTGCCGGGCTGATCACGCCCGACCTGGTCCCCGACGAGGCCCGCGAGTGGATGGGCGCTTCCGAGCGCACCGGACTCGACCGCGTGTTCCTGGCCGCTCCGTCGTCGTCCGACGTCCGCATGAAACAGGCCGTCGACTCGAGCCGCGGGTTCGTGTACGCGGTCTCGACGATGGGCGTCACCGGTGCACGCGCGGGCGTCGACGTCGCCGCGCGCACCGTCGTGTCACGGCTCCGTGACGCGGGCGTCGCCCGGACGTGCGTGGGGCTCGGCATCTCGACGGCCGACCAGGTGACCGAGGTCCTCGAGTACGCCGACGGTGCCATCGTCGGGTCCGCCTTCGTCCGTGCCCTCGCCGACCTCGGGGTGACCGGTGTCGGTCAGCGGGCCGCCGAGCTGTCGGCGGGTGCTGTGCGGCGCTGA
- the trpB gene encoding tryptophan synthase subunit beta — protein sequence MVRPRAGLVWSTNVTSLRDLHGPYFGDFGGRFVPESLVLALDELEAAFREAWADPAFHAELDALHRDYTGRPSIITEVPRFAKHAGGARVILKREDLNHTGSHKINNVLGQALVAKRLGKTRLIAETGAGQHGVATATAAALFGMDCVVYMGAVDTERQALNVARMRLLGAQVIPVETGSRTLKDAINDALRDWVANVDSTHYLLGTVAGPHPFPEMVREFHKVIGIEARQQVLDLVGRLPDAVAACVGGGSNAMGIFEAFLDDESVRLLGYEAGGDGVETGRHAASITLGREGVLQGAKSYLMQDEDGQTIESHSISAGLDYPSVGPEHAHLAAIGRAQYEPITDTEAMEAFRLLSRTEGILPAIETSHALAGVMKLGRELGPDGVILVNMSGRGDKDVATASRYFGVLDETAVQL from the coding sequence ATGGTCCGGCCACGAGCCGGACTCGTCTGGAGCACCAACGTGACCTCACTCCGTGACCTGCACGGCCCGTACTTCGGCGACTTCGGTGGACGCTTCGTCCCCGAGTCGCTCGTGCTGGCGCTCGACGAGCTCGAAGCGGCCTTCCGCGAGGCCTGGGCCGATCCCGCGTTCCACGCCGAGCTCGACGCCCTGCACCGCGACTACACCGGCCGACCCTCGATCATCACCGAGGTACCGCGGTTCGCCAAGCACGCCGGCGGTGCCCGGGTGATCCTCAAGCGCGAGGACCTCAACCACACCGGTTCGCACAAGATCAACAACGTGCTCGGCCAGGCACTGGTGGCGAAGCGCCTCGGCAAGACCCGGCTGATCGCCGAGACCGGTGCGGGGCAGCACGGTGTCGCGACCGCGACGGCTGCCGCCCTGTTCGGCATGGACTGCGTCGTCTACATGGGCGCCGTCGACACCGAGCGACAGGCCCTCAACGTCGCCCGGATGCGGCTGCTCGGCGCCCAGGTGATCCCGGTCGAGACCGGCTCGCGCACGCTCAAGGACGCGATCAACGACGCCCTCCGCGACTGGGTCGCGAACGTCGACTCGACGCACTACCTGCTCGGCACGGTCGCCGGCCCCCACCCGTTCCCGGAGATGGTCCGCGAGTTCCACAAGGTGATCGGCATCGAGGCCCGCCAGCAGGTCCTCGACCTGGTCGGTCGGCTTCCCGACGCCGTCGCCGCGTGCGTCGGCGGCGGGTCGAACGCGATGGGCATCTTCGAGGCGTTCCTCGACGACGAGTCCGTCCGGCTGCTCGGCTACGAGGCCGGTGGCGACGGCGTCGAGACCGGTCGGCACGCTGCCAGCATCACGCTCGGGCGCGAAGGCGTGCTGCAGGGCGCCAAGTCCTACCTCATGCAGGACGAGGACGGCCAGACCATCGAGAGCCACAGCATCTCCGCCGGTCTCGACTACCCGAGCGTCGGACCGGAGCACGCGCACCTGGCGGCGATCGGCCGCGCCCAGTACGAACCGATCACGGACACCGAGGCGATGGAGGCGTTCCGGCTGCTCAGTCGCACCGAGGGCATCCTGCCCGCGATCGAGACGTCGCACGCCCTGGCCGGCGTGATGAAGCTCGGCCGGGAACTCGGGCCGGACGGGGTCATCCTCGTCAACATGTCCGGACGCGGTGACAAGGACGTGGCCACGGCCAGCCGGTACTTCGGTGTCCTCGACGAGACCGCGGTGCAGCTGTGA